One Sphingobium sp. Z007 genomic region harbors:
- a CDS encoding CopG family transcriptional regulator, whose product MPKLNFRLDESLHAALMRRALGANLSLSGFIRQLLEQAVDERKRYVFSSQDEILATSIQILSIVATSVGEQSPSALEQGMAQARMILAERGLLGREDVP is encoded by the coding sequence TTGCCCAAGCTTAATTTTCGCCTCGATGAATCGCTGCATGCCGCCTTGATGCGCCGTGCGCTCGGTGCGAACCTGTCCTTATCGGGGTTCATCCGTCAGCTACTTGAGCAGGCGGTCGATGAGCGCAAACGCTATGTCTTCTCCTCCCAGGATGAGATCCTCGCCACCTCGATCCAGATCCTGTCAATCGTCGCGACGTCCGTCGGCGAGCAATCTCCCAGCGCGCTCGAGCAGGGCATGGCGCAGGCCCGAATGATCCTTGCCGAACGCGGACTGCTTGGCAGGGAGGATGTCCCATGA
- a CDS encoding type IV secretion system DNA-binding domain-containing protein → MSIFRNDTLGSWTRGGQAIVHNVRMTTQVFYQTILAGCIIWIIGTLWYAFEKSTEYERFVLIKLAEATIKVDAAAGTNDPVQFRTPDGQAYWTSADWLVASTLAKKTLHAFEVYLLHGALLSGLFTLVMLAWAWFYFTRTGRGLGSNEYLRGARFGTIRQVKRALWRQTKGPLVIGNVPVPEAYEPEHILLCGAPGTGKTNLIVGMLDGIRKSGRRAIVYDTAGTFVEKFYRQGTDMLLNPLDQRAARWSPWVDVPRDYHYDQIAESTIPDKHGDPFWAKAARGTLVAVMRKLARQKHTYVSVLLDRLLRSKLKDLAAFVTGTDAAAFISTEGERTSAGIQAELASVMRSFGYLDDTEDGFSIRDWVDKGADGSWLFITVKADQLPSLRPLITVWLDIAISAIMSLTPDRDRRLYCVIDELPTLHKLPSLSDFLARARKYGGCGILGFQSYPQLKATYGKDDAAAITGYCSTWVALRANDTDTAEHVSINLGQAEQVEANEGMSYGVNDMRDGVNLSRMQVTRPLVMSTEVTNLPNLVGFLRFGRNLPVVRFDSRFNEAPSLGPAFLERTTPPIQIDKAGMLVRIAHAEARVREAMEREATQSSPPATHGEIKPAKPSTSSEPAPTPPPQPDLFTPPSPNIDPQRVEDILLNNENAELPAPARTLWTILAGRQGEIRSDLVQHGRDDGPRERARPA, encoded by the coding sequence ATGAGCATCTTTCGCAACGACACACTGGGCTCCTGGACGCGCGGCGGACAGGCGATCGTCCACAATGTCCGCATGACGACCCAGGTCTTTTACCAGACCATATTGGCCGGTTGCATCATCTGGATCATCGGCACGCTCTGGTATGCGTTCGAGAAGTCGACCGAATATGAGCGGTTCGTTCTGATCAAATTGGCTGAGGCCACGATCAAGGTGGATGCGGCCGCCGGGACCAATGATCCGGTGCAGTTTCGCACCCCCGACGGCCAGGCCTACTGGACCTCGGCGGACTGGCTGGTTGCCTCCACCCTTGCGAAAAAGACCCTGCATGCATTTGAAGTCTATCTGCTGCATGGCGCACTGCTCTCTGGCCTGTTCACCCTTGTTATGCTTGCCTGGGCCTGGTTCTACTTCACCCGGACGGGTAGGGGCCTGGGCTCCAACGAATATCTGCGAGGGGCAAGGTTCGGCACGATCCGCCAGGTGAAACGCGCGCTATGGCGACAGACCAAGGGACCTCTGGTGATCGGCAATGTGCCGGTGCCTGAGGCCTATGAGCCTGAGCATATCCTGCTGTGCGGTGCGCCTGGCACGGGCAAGACAAACCTCATCGTCGGCATGCTCGACGGCATCCGCAAATCGGGTCGGCGCGCCATCGTCTATGATACCGCCGGTACCTTCGTCGAGAAATTCTATCGGCAGGGCACTGACATGTTGCTCAACCCGCTCGACCAGCGCGCGGCGCGCTGGTCGCCCTGGGTCGATGTGCCACGCGATTATCATTATGATCAGATCGCGGAATCGACCATTCCCGACAAGCATGGCGATCCCTTCTGGGCGAAGGCGGCGCGGGGGACGCTGGTTGCAGTCATGCGCAAGCTGGCGCGCCAGAAACATACCTATGTCTCGGTCCTCCTCGACCGTCTGCTGCGCTCGAAACTGAAAGACCTTGCCGCCTTCGTGACCGGCACCGATGCCGCCGCCTTCATCAGCACCGAAGGCGAAAGGACATCCGCCGGCATCCAGGCCGAACTTGCATCGGTCATGCGCAGTTTTGGTTATCTCGATGATACCGAGGACGGCTTCTCGATCCGCGACTGGGTGGATAAGGGCGCAGACGGGAGCTGGCTCTTCATCACCGTGAAGGCCGACCAGCTTCCCTCGCTACGCCCGCTTATCACCGTCTGGCTCGACATCGCAATCAGCGCCATCATGAGCCTGACGCCCGATCGCGACCGACGGCTTTATTGCGTGATCGACGAACTGCCGACGCTGCATAAGCTGCCGTCGCTCTCGGACTTTCTCGCCCGTGCCCGCAAATATGGCGGCTGCGGCATATTGGGTTTCCAGTCTTATCCCCAGCTCAAGGCGACCTACGGCAAGGACGATGCGGCTGCGATCACTGGCTATTGCTCGACTTGGGTGGCGCTGCGCGCGAACGACACCGATACCGCCGAGCATGTCTCGATCAACCTCGGTCAGGCAGAACAGGTCGAGGCCAATGAGGGCATGTCCTATGGCGTCAACGATATGCGCGACGGTGTCAATTTGTCGCGCATGCAGGTGACGCGGCCACTGGTCATGTCGACCGAGGTCACCAACCTGCCCAACCTGGTGGGCTTCCTGCGCTTTGGCCGCAATTTGCCCGTGGTGCGGTTCGATAGCCGGTTCAACGAGGCACCCTCTTTGGGACCAGCCTTTCTCGAACGCACGACACCCCCCATTCAGATCGACAAGGCCGGGATGCTCGTTCGCATCGCCCACGCCGAAGCGCGTGTTCGTGAAGCGATGGAGCGGGAAGCCACGCAGTCATCTCCGCCAGCGACACATGGCGAGATCAAGCCAGCGAAGCCTTCGACATCTTCAGAACCCGCCCCGACGCCACCACCCCAGCCGGATCTGTTTACGCCTCCATCGCCGAACATCGACCCGCAGCGTGTGGAAGATATATTGCTCAATAACGAGAATGCCGAGCTTCCCGCGCCCGCGCGCACCCTTTGGACGATCCTTGCTGGCAGGCAGGGAGAAATCCGGTCCGATCTTGTCCAGCATGGCCGCGATGACGGACCGCGTGAGCGGGCGAGGCCAGCATGA
- the mobF gene encoding MobF family relaxase, with protein sequence MIQPQRLHGTPANIARYYTVGDYYTKGGNEPSAWGGQLAADLGIFGAVDPKLLRDLLAGKVGDQQLGRHRADGEIQHHPGWDFAVNAPKSVSIMGLVAGDERVLAAHERAVTAAISYLEEQAQLRRRDEGKIVHETTGRILVARFTEHGSRELDPHLHTHLVVLNMTNHENGDPMASLESRVMYGEQRVAGQIYRNALAFGLREAGYEIDTDPRSGLFEIQGVPKDLIDQFSQRAEAIEDHAREHGLVGQKAQRASFYATRKAKVKVGEAELSAQWHQRTGKRLETLQEVAALARGREGEHPAPTERDASRAALFGLRQLETSEAVNNLGDILRTGLAAYVGEVRLDHIRPRIAAHEVLRKLLPTHAQTGDRLLTRGRTSRKSWRLELALTQHIALGLNDARPIATSDRLLAVLDGTLLNTQQQRALVETALTRDRVTAIHGVAGSGKSTLVRVLAEAAEPGTALIALAPTSSAAAELGSKANIMSHTVASFVARGGQGITDRHVLVLDEAGQLSNRQAQRMLEISRTTGARLLFLGDEKQTGAIEQGKPFWLMRRLGLPTVELTQAVRQETKSIKAAVTAARTGNFAEALAKLDSVSIVDDNEKMAEQVVNAWIRLKPDSRAGTNILVLDNATRLIVNSKIREALKNENGLAAEDSRFSILAPAGSTDIQKHMARFYGAGQVVRFERDIADLGIARHADYRVAGLGREANGRQVVRFVDDQGRVIRWDPQTTKARHINVFNPEERDIAEGDRMQWRLVNRELGLRNAERGTAEKLDGPVATIRWDRDGRVQQVNLSEHRTWDHGYAETVYSAQSKTYPRVFVLAPVESPLVNAQNFYTAITRAAFGARLWTNNVKELIGKLERQSGEKTSSSEGLGRLKTDRVDAFSKRREGHLENLRAEQERDRNERRDRALERQLHYRDRSPRGAAEHLADGARNIARVLDRFLAGILDHARAEWTAPKTGIDRESESPAHRPEPSHGPER encoded by the coding sequence ATGATTCAGCCGCAACGCCTCCATGGCACACCAGCCAATATCGCCCGCTACTACACGGTTGGCGATTACTACACCAAGGGCGGCAATGAACCGTCTGCATGGGGTGGGCAGCTTGCAGCCGATCTCGGCATCTTCGGCGCTGTTGATCCGAAGCTGCTGCGCGACCTTCTTGCTGGAAAAGTCGGCGATCAACAACTCGGGCGGCACCGCGCGGATGGCGAAATTCAGCATCACCCCGGTTGGGATTTTGCGGTCAATGCGCCAAAGTCGGTTTCGATCATGGGGCTGGTGGCAGGTGACGAACGCGTGCTCGCCGCCCATGAGCGCGCGGTGACCGCGGCTATCTCCTATCTGGAAGAGCAGGCGCAGTTGCGCCGCCGTGATGAAGGGAAGATCGTCCACGAAACAACGGGCCGGATCCTGGTTGCTCGTTTCACCGAGCATGGCAGCCGGGAACTCGATCCACATCTGCATACGCATCTCGTCGTGCTCAACATGACGAACCACGAGAATGGCGATCCCATGGCAAGCCTGGAAAGCCGGGTCATGTATGGCGAACAGCGCGTGGCCGGGCAGATCTATCGCAACGCGCTGGCCTTCGGTTTGCGCGAAGCGGGCTATGAAATCGATACTGATCCGCGTTCCGGATTGTTCGAGATACAAGGCGTGCCGAAGGACCTGATCGACCAATTCTCGCAGCGCGCCGAAGCGATCGAGGATCATGCGCGCGAGCATGGTCTGGTGGGCCAGAAAGCCCAGCGCGCTTCTTTCTATGCCACCCGCAAGGCGAAGGTGAAGGTCGGCGAGGCCGAACTCAGCGCGCAATGGCATCAGCGGACAGGCAAGCGTCTCGAAACGCTGCAGGAGGTTGCTGCGCTGGCGCGGGGTCGGGAAGGGGAGCATCCGGCGCCCACGGAACGCGATGCGTCGCGTGCGGCTCTTTTCGGCTTGCGGCAACTGGAGACATCCGAGGCGGTCAACAATTTAGGCGATATATTGCGCACTGGTCTTGCTGCCTATGTCGGTGAAGTCCGGCTCGACCATATCCGTCCCCGGATCGCAGCGCATGAGGTCCTGCGCAAATTGCTGCCGACCCATGCGCAGACCGGTGACAGGTTGTTGACCCGTGGCCGCACCAGCCGGAAGTCCTGGCGCCTGGAACTGGCATTGACTCAGCATATCGCGCTGGGTCTCAATGACGCGCGTCCAATCGCCACCAGCGATCGCTTGCTGGCCGTGCTCGACGGGACGTTGCTCAACACGCAGCAGCAGCGCGCACTTGTCGAGACGGCGCTGACGCGGGATCGGGTCACGGCGATTCACGGTGTTGCCGGTTCTGGAAAATCGACGCTGGTGAGAGTTCTCGCTGAGGCTGCCGAGCCGGGAACGGCATTGATTGCATTAGCACCCACATCATCGGCCGCTGCGGAACTGGGAAGCAAGGCGAACATCATGTCCCATACTGTCGCCAGCTTCGTCGCGCGCGGCGGGCAGGGGATCACGGACCGCCATGTGCTGGTTCTCGATGAAGCAGGGCAGCTCAGCAACCGCCAAGCCCAGCGGATGCTCGAGATCAGCAGGACGACCGGGGCACGGCTGCTTTTCCTCGGAGACGAGAAACAGACCGGGGCTATCGAGCAGGGCAAACCCTTCTGGTTGATGCGGAGGCTGGGCTTGCCGACGGTCGAGTTGACGCAAGCTGTGCGGCAGGAAACGAAATCGATCAAGGCGGCCGTTACTGCCGCGCGGACGGGGAACTTTGCCGAGGCATTGGCGAAGCTCGATAGCGTCAGCATCGTTGACGACAATGAAAAGATGGCGGAGCAGGTCGTCAATGCCTGGATACGGCTCAAGCCGGACTCGCGGGCCGGGACCAATATCCTTGTTCTCGACAATGCGACCCGGCTGATCGTCAACAGTAAGATTCGCGAAGCGCTGAAAAACGAGAATGGGCTGGCCGCCGAGGATAGTAGGTTTTCCATCCTGGCCCCAGCGGGCTCGACCGATATCCAGAAGCATATGGCCCGCTTCTACGGGGCAGGACAGGTGGTGCGTTTCGAGCGGGACATTGCAGACCTCGGTATCGCACGGCACGCCGACTATCGGGTCGCTGGACTAGGCCGGGAGGCCAATGGGCGCCAGGTTGTGCGTTTTGTCGACGATCAGGGGCGCGTCATACGCTGGGATCCGCAGACGACGAAGGCCCGCCACATCAATGTGTTCAATCCTGAAGAACGGGATATTGCGGAGGGTGACCGTATGCAGTGGCGGCTCGTCAATCGCGAACTCGGGCTACGCAATGCGGAGCGCGGCACCGCAGAAAAACTTGATGGGCCGGTAGCGACGATCCGCTGGGATCGAGATGGGCGCGTGCAGCAGGTTAATCTGTCGGAACACCGGACCTGGGATCATGGTTATGCAGAGACGGTCTATTCCGCCCAGTCCAAAACCTATCCGCGCGTTTTCGTGCTGGCGCCGGTCGAATCGCCGCTGGTCAACGCCCAGAATTTCTACACTGCCATTACCCGCGCGGCATTCGGTGCCAGGCTATGGACCAACAACGTCAAGGAACTGATTGGCAAGCTCGAGCGCCAATCAGGAGAGAAGACGTCTTCGTCGGAAGGGTTGGGCCGGTTAAAGACTGACCGCGTAGATGCCTTCTCGAAACGCCGGGAAGGCCATCTGGAAAATTTGAGGGCCGAGCAGGAGCGAGACCGAAACGAGCGGCGCGATCGGGCGCTCGAGCGACAACTCCACTATCGTGACCGCTCACCCCGTGGCGCGGCTGAGCATCTTGCCGACGGTGCCCGGAACATCGCGCGGGTGCTCGACAGGTTTCTCGCAGGCATTCTCGACCATGCGCGCGCCGAATGGACAGCGCCGAAAACCGGCATCGACCGGGAAAGCGAATCTCCTGCGCATCGACCCGAACCCTCCCATGGCCCCGAACGATAA